In Macadamia integrifolia cultivar HAES 741 chromosome 12, SCU_Mint_v3, whole genome shotgun sequence, the following are encoded in one genomic region:
- the LOC122057675 gene encoding heme-binding-like protein At3g10130, chloroplastic isoform X2: MLVCQGQCYRLQCYGNTFTSSTTPKAKRASTANATIVMMATERSVVTRQRRTMSAFEARLSLVLALASQASTVSQRLVMDVASETAKYVFPKRFESRNLEEALMSVPDLETVKFSALKRTDQYEIREVEPYFIAVATMPGKSGFDFSGASQSFNVLAEYLFGKNAVSEKMEMTTPVLTRMAQSDGEKMEMTTPVITKQVRDKEKWEMSFVMPSKYGSNLPLPKDPSVRIEEVPSKTVAVAAFSGFVTDEEVKVKESALRDALRVDPEFQVKEDASVEVAQYNPPFTLPFMRRNEVALEVERKQ; encoded by the exons ATGCTTGTCTGCCAGGGACAGTGCTACCGGCTGCAGTGTTATGGGAACACATTTACCAGTTCAACTACTCCTAAAGCTAAGAGAGCTTCAACTGCTAATGCTACTATAGTGATGATGGCGACTGAGAGAAGCGTGGTTACTCGGCAGAGGAGGACAATGTCAGCGTTCGAAGCTCGTCTGTCTCTCGTTCTAGCTCTTGCTTCCCAGGCCTCTACTGTTTCTCAGCGCC TCGTGATGGATGTTGCGTCCGAAACGGCCAAGTATGTAttcccaaagagatttgaaagcCGGAATTTGGAGGAAGCTCTGATGTCAG TTCCAGATCTCGAAACTGTGAAGTTTAGTGCTTTGAAGAGGACAGATCAATATGAAATCAGAGAAGTAGAG CCTTACTTTATAGCAGTAGCAACAATGCCTGGCAAGAGTGGATTTGATTTCAGTGGTGCATCTCAATCTTTCAATGTGTTAGCTGAGTACCTTTTTGGGAAG AATGCTGTCAGCGAAAAGATGGAAATGACTACTCCTGTTTTAACTCGAATGGCTCAATCAGATGGGGAAAAGATGGAAATGACAACACCTGTAATAACGAAGCAG GTGAGAGATAAAGAGAAGTGGGAGATGTCATTTGTCATGCCCTCAAAGTATGGTTCCAACTTGCCATTGCCTAAAGATCCTTCTGTGAGAATTGAAGAGGTCCCAAGCAAAACTGTTGCAGTGGCTGCTTTTTCAG GTTTTGTCACAGATGAAGAGGTTAAAGTGAAGGAATCAGCGCTTCGGGATGCTTTAAGGGTTGACCCTGAATTTCAAGTAAAAGAGGATGCATCAGTGGAAGTTGCACAA TACAATCCACCATTTACACTTCCATTTATGCGTCGCAATGAGGTTGCACTGGAAGTTGAAAGGAAGCAATAA
- the LOC122057675 gene encoding heme-binding-like protein At3g10130, chloroplastic isoform X3 has protein sequence MLVCQGQCYRLQCYGNTFTSSTTPKAKRASTANATIVMMATERSVVTRQRRTMSAFEARLSLVLALASQASTVSQRRKFVMDVASETAKYVFPKRFESRNLEEALMSVPDLETVKFSALKRTDQYEIREVEPYFIAVATMPGKSGFDFSGASQSFNVLAEYLFGKNAVSEKMEMTTPVLTRMAQSDGEKMEMTTPVITKQVRDKEKWEMSFVMPSKYGSNLPLPKDPSVRIEEVPSKTVAVAAFSDEEVKVKESALRDALRVDPEFQVKEDASVEVAQYNPPFTLPFMRRNEVALEVERKQ, from the exons ATGCTTGTCTGCCAGGGACAGTGCTACCGGCTGCAGTGTTATGGGAACACATTTACCAGTTCAACTACTCCTAAAGCTAAGAGAGCTTCAACTGCTAATGCTACTATAGTGATGATGGCGACTGAGAGAAGCGTGGTTACTCGGCAGAGGAGGACAATGTCAGCGTTCGAAGCTCGTCTGTCTCTCGTTCTAGCTCTTGCTTCCCAGGCCTCTACTGTTTCTCAGCGCCGTAAAT TCGTGATGGATGTTGCGTCCGAAACGGCCAAGTATGTAttcccaaagagatttgaaagcCGGAATTTGGAGGAAGCTCTGATGTCAG TTCCAGATCTCGAAACTGTGAAGTTTAGTGCTTTGAAGAGGACAGATCAATATGAAATCAGAGAAGTAGAG CCTTACTTTATAGCAGTAGCAACAATGCCTGGCAAGAGTGGATTTGATTTCAGTGGTGCATCTCAATCTTTCAATGTGTTAGCTGAGTACCTTTTTGGGAAG AATGCTGTCAGCGAAAAGATGGAAATGACTACTCCTGTTTTAACTCGAATGGCTCAATCAGATGGGGAAAAGATGGAAATGACAACACCTGTAATAACGAAGCAG GTGAGAGATAAAGAGAAGTGGGAGATGTCATTTGTCATGCCCTCAAAGTATGGTTCCAACTTGCCATTGCCTAAAGATCCTTCTGTGAGAATTGAAGAGGTCCCAAGCAAAACTGTTGCAGTGGCTGCTTTTTCAG ATGAAGAGGTTAAAGTGAAGGAATCAGCGCTTCGGGATGCTTTAAGGGTTGACCCTGAATTTCAAGTAAAAGAGGATGCATCAGTGGAAGTTGCACAA TACAATCCACCATTTACACTTCCATTTATGCGTCGCAATGAGGTTGCACTGGAAGTTGAAAGGAAGCAATAA
- the LOC122057675 gene encoding heme-binding-like protein At3g10130, chloroplastic isoform X1, producing MLVCQGQCYRLQCYGNTFTSSTTPKAKRASTANATIVMMATERSVVTRQRRTMSAFEARLSLVLALASQASTVSQRRKFVMDVASETAKYVFPKRFESRNLEEALMSVPDLETVKFSALKRTDQYEIREVEPYFIAVATMPGKSGFDFSGASQSFNVLAEYLFGKNAVSEKMEMTTPVLTRMAQSDGEKMEMTTPVITKQVRDKEKWEMSFVMPSKYGSNLPLPKDPSVRIEEVPSKTVAVAAFSGFVTDEEVKVKESALRDALRVDPEFQVKEDASVEVAQYNPPFTLPFMRRNEVALEVERKQ from the exons ATGCTTGTCTGCCAGGGACAGTGCTACCGGCTGCAGTGTTATGGGAACACATTTACCAGTTCAACTACTCCTAAAGCTAAGAGAGCTTCAACTGCTAATGCTACTATAGTGATGATGGCGACTGAGAGAAGCGTGGTTACTCGGCAGAGGAGGACAATGTCAGCGTTCGAAGCTCGTCTGTCTCTCGTTCTAGCTCTTGCTTCCCAGGCCTCTACTGTTTCTCAGCGCCGTAAAT TCGTGATGGATGTTGCGTCCGAAACGGCCAAGTATGTAttcccaaagagatttgaaagcCGGAATTTGGAGGAAGCTCTGATGTCAG TTCCAGATCTCGAAACTGTGAAGTTTAGTGCTTTGAAGAGGACAGATCAATATGAAATCAGAGAAGTAGAG CCTTACTTTATAGCAGTAGCAACAATGCCTGGCAAGAGTGGATTTGATTTCAGTGGTGCATCTCAATCTTTCAATGTGTTAGCTGAGTACCTTTTTGGGAAG AATGCTGTCAGCGAAAAGATGGAAATGACTACTCCTGTTTTAACTCGAATGGCTCAATCAGATGGGGAAAAGATGGAAATGACAACACCTGTAATAACGAAGCAG GTGAGAGATAAAGAGAAGTGGGAGATGTCATTTGTCATGCCCTCAAAGTATGGTTCCAACTTGCCATTGCCTAAAGATCCTTCTGTGAGAATTGAAGAGGTCCCAAGCAAAACTGTTGCAGTGGCTGCTTTTTCAG GTTTTGTCACAGATGAAGAGGTTAAAGTGAAGGAATCAGCGCTTCGGGATGCTTTAAGGGTTGACCCTGAATTTCAAGTAAAAGAGGATGCATCAGTGGAAGTTGCACAA TACAATCCACCATTTACACTTCCATTTATGCGTCGCAATGAGGTTGCACTGGAAGTTGAAAGGAAGCAATAA
- the LOC122057666 gene encoding probable calcium-binding protein CML48, which translates to MADFNRYSSQNYAPSAPVLPESYGQESTSESHRYHGQQSSVSPHPQHFSHPSSYEYSSVPQYGGYFPPGTHPEIIRSFQMVDSDRSGFIDELELQRALSSGYQNFSLRTIQFLMFLFKNPKEPLKIGPSEFAALWSCLGQWRAIFQSFDRDRSGKMDSMELKDALYSLGYAVPPSVLQVLISKYDDGSGRRVELNFDSFVECGMIIKGLTEKFKEKDKNYTGTATLAYDTFMSMVIPFIVP; encoded by the exons atggCTGATTTCAATAGATACTCCTCTCAAAACTATGCTCCCTCTGCACCTGTTCTCCCTGAATCTTACGGGCAGGAGTCAACTTCTGAATCTCATCGGTACCATGGCCAACAATCCTCTGTTTCTcctcatcctcagcacttttcTCACCCTTCCTCGTATGAGTATTCTTCTGTTCCCCAATACGGTGGTTATTTTCCACCTGGGACGCATCCGGAGATTATTAGAAGCTTTCAGATGGTGGATAGTGATCGAAGTGGGTTTATTGATGAGTTAGAGTTGCAGAGGGCTCTCTCTTCTGGTTATCAGAATTTCAGTCTTCGAACCATTCAGTTCCTCATGTTTCTTTTCAAGAATCCTAAGGAGCCTTTGAAGATTG GGCCTAGTGAATTTGCTGCGTTGTGGAGTTGTCTGGGACAATGGCGA GCCATCTTTCAGAGTTTTGATAGGGACAGGAGTGGGAAAATGGACTCCATGGAACTGAAAGATGCTCTTTACAGTCTTGGATATGCTGTCCCACCTTCTGTTCTTCAAGTTTTGATCTCCAAGTATGATGATGGAAGTGGCCGTAGGGTTGAACTTAATTTTGACAGCTTTGTCGA ATGTGGAATGATCATAAAG GGTTTAACAGAAAAATTCAAGGAGAAAGATAAGAACTACACTGGAACAGCAACTCTTGCCTATGATACATTCATGTCCATGGTCATCCCATTCATTGTACCATAG